GAGGAGCCAGGCCTGATGCCGTGTCGCCTATTAGCTCTAAAAATATACCACCGAGACCGCACAGGACTACGTGCCCAAAGTCTCCTTCTTTTACTGCACCACAGTACAATTCTTCACCCGATGCCATTTCCTGTATCAGCACTCCCTTTGCATCAGTGATTTGCATCAGCCTTGCAAACACTTCCTGTGCGTCGCCGGTACTGGAAACATTCAGGGCAACGCCTCCAACTTCGGTTTTATGTACCGGACCGACAACCTTCATTGCCAGAGGGAACTGCAACTTTTCGACTGCCTGAGGAACTCTGTCGGCCGACGTCACTACCTGCTGCTGCACCAGTCCAATTCCTGCTGCCTCCAGAAGTTCGCGAACGGTTTCAGCACTAACATACCCGTTCGGTGCCGCGTTGATGATGGCTCTGATGGCAACCAGATCCATCTCAGGCAGAGTTGCCTTATCAAAATTTACTTTTTCAGAAACGTAAACGTGAGCCAGTGCCTTGCCCAGGTTTACTTCATCCGGGAAGTTTACTCTACCGTTTGCCAAGAATTGCTTGATTTCGGTTTCTGCATTAATCAACGAAGGGAGTACCGGGTAGATAGGCTTGGAACACCTCTGCATTCTGGCGTCGAGTGTTTCATACACATTTTTAACATTAAACAAACCCGGACTTCCGAACACTACAATCATGCCATTAATGGTATCGTACATTTCACAAAAATCGATGATCTCTCCAAGCTGCTCCGCAGTGCCGGTAGCCAGAAAGTCAATCGGGTTGGCAACAGACGATCCGGGATTCAGCTTTGCCAATAAATCTGCAGTATCGTGTTCAGGGAATGACGGAACCTGGAGTCCGTTTGACGTTAATACATCGGTTAGCATCACTGCCGAACCACCGGCATGAGTAATGACGGCCAGTTTGTCACCCTCAAGTTTCTTTGACTGCATTACGCTTGCCACAGCAATAAGCTCGTCACGACTGCTGCAATACACAATGCCACATTTCCGAAATAGGGCGCGAACAACAGTGTCCGACGTTGCCAATGCACCGGTATGCGATGATGCCGCACGTCCGCCGGCCTCAGAAAACCCTGACTTTATTGCTGCTATCCGGCAGCCCTT
This is a stretch of genomic DNA from Ignavibacteria bacterium. It encodes these proteins:
- a CDS encoding acetate--CoA ligase family protein; translation: MITDQLIEPQSIAVVGASGNPSKPGGKVLINLIDGGYKGTIYAVNKKPIQIQGATHCYSVDDVGKIDLAILAIPAEQCIGAVKTLIAKGAKAFIVYSAGFSEAGQHGIHLEKQLVEIVRKANATMIGPNCIGVLNKHYKGVFTTPIPEFDSSGCELISSSGATAVFIMESALLTGLRFSNIYSIGNASHTGVEDVLEYMDVNFDPDSSPRVKLLYLEEIKNPFKFIKHTVSLRKKGCRIAAIKSGFSEAGGRAASSHTGALATSDTVVRALFRKCGIVYCSSRDELIAVASVMQSKKLEGDKLAVITHAGGSAVMLTDVLTSNGLQVPSFPEHDTADLLAKLNPGSSVANPIDFLATGTAEQLGEIIDFCEMYDTINGMIVVFGSPGLFNVKNVYETLDARMQRCSKPIYPVLPSLINAETEIKQFLANGRVNFPDEVNLGKALAHVYVSEKVNFDKATLPEMDLVAIRAIINAAPNGYVSAETVRELLEAAGIGLVQQQVVTSADRVPQAVEKLQFPLAMKVVGPVHKTEVGGVALNVSSTGDAQEVFARLMQITDAKGVLIQEMASGEELYCGAVKEGDFGHVVLCGLGGIFLELIGDTASGLAPLSRQEAEMMIESLKGYELFKGYRNLKPLNKDKFVDVVMRIGALVHVAPEIVELDLNPIMASETNMVVVDARIRVEKA